A region of the Bacillus sp. NP247 genome:
ATAGTCAACATTGCCGATTTGGAAGCACGCGGAATTTAAAAGTGTTCGCAAGTGAACATCATTTACTTCAATAAAAGGGCACTCATTTACAATATTCATTTTTACATCTGTTGTTCGCTTTGGAATTGTAATGTGTTCATCTGTAAAGATTTCAAACGCATCAAAACGACCTTCACCTTTTATATAACAAGGGATTTCTCGATGAACGATAAGCGCTCTATTTTTTAATTCTATTTGATTAGCATCCCCGGCCTGGAAGACGGCGGAAACCCCCATAGAAATGATAGAAACATTTTGTACAATTGAAGTATGACGGAGCATAATTTTTCCTCTCCTCAACCTGGAGTCGGAGGGACATCTGTTACTAATGGTACAAATGGTCCCTCTGTAACGGATTCGAATGGCGTATCAAGAATTGAAGAAAGGATGAGAAAATTTGCATCTCCAATTAAAAATAATGAGGAAGAAGAAACCCCGTTCATTTTAATCTGCCCTACTTTTAATTCGCGGTTTACAACATTTAAATTCATACATACTTACTCCTTTCGGAAATTGCCTGGTATGTGTTGAATAAAGGAAAGAAAAGCTTTGTCAATATCTTGTTTCATTGCTTGAATAATGACGTCTCGTAAATAATCGGGATCTGAGGAGATACCCTCATACGATTGAACTTGTGATAAATAATACGGAAGTCTATGTTCCATCTGTTTTTTTATGTCATCCACCATCATTTGTCGATACATCTCATCAAGCGGCGTTCTCTCTTCTTGTTCAAAATGGAGAATTCGACTATATGCTTCTTCATCTAAATAGCGATGCATTTCTTGAAGGATACCTTGATAAAAGTCTGGATTTGTTTCTGTTTCAGGATTTACTTTTAATGTTTCTGTATCTACTTGAAAATCTTCAATTTGTTGCCCTTTTGTTGAAAATGGATTCAAGCCAATATTTAAAGTACCGTTTAAATTTTCTACTTTTAATTGATCGAATTTATATTCCACTTTTCCTATAGAAGAGGAGGGGCGACTTTTTAACTCATTAAGCTCTTCTTGTAGTAGGCGAACTTGTTCTTCGAGATTTAGAATAGTTTGCTGCTGTATTTGGAGAGCTTGCTGAAGTTGGTGTAGGTAAGTGTATATATCTTGATTCATTTTGTGAAACCTCCTTTTCAATAGGGAGGGGATAGTACTGCTATATATTTATGATAAGGATGGTCTAAGAAGAACTAGTTGAAGGTTTAATAGAAATAATTTGTCCTTTCGCACTTAAAGGGCGAAGAGGTTCTGTAAATCCGCCAGAATTTGAGAATTTAGAAAGAGCCTTAATACTACCTGCAGTTCCAATTTGAAAAACGGAAGAGGTCGTAATGCTATCGATTTTAATGCTGTTAATGATGATACTTTGGTTCACATAAAAATTCAATGCAATCGCCTCCTTTAGTTCGAACCGATTATTGCTTGATCAATTACATCTGAATCATTGACAGTCGTTGAGCTTTGATAATTGTAGACAGAGATGTTATCCCCAACATTAAATGAACCGGCTCCGGCAAAAGCGCGTGAATAACTAATAGGCCTAATCGCAAATACATCTCCAATATGAAAAATACCACTTGATCCAATATTAACGATACGAATATGTCCGACCATAGCTGGCATACAAAACACCTTTCGTTTTTAAAATTTTCTTTTCTACTATTGTATGGGCGTTTTCAATAAAATGTGTATTTTTTTGAAATAAAAGAAACACATGCGTTATTGCGCATGTGTTTCGAACATTTGAGTGTGTGTGCAATCTGTGTGTATAGGCCAAACAACATTTAAGAGCCTGTCCAGTTCCTGGCTACAATCCACTGTTTTTTGAGAAGTCATTCCGTAGCGTTCAGCAAAATAGATCATTTTTTCGCGTTTTTTTTCGATAGCTTGCTCAAACATTGAAATCGGCTCCATCTCTCAATAAATTTTATGTATATATGTAGTACATATTATACAAAAATCCCATAAAAAAGAAACATCTTCGCTAAAAAAAGTATAATTTCTACATTTTATGTCAAATAACGGATGAGGAACAAATGTAATAATGGTTGAATATTGTAAAAATTAGCGTGTGTAAGAAGGTTTTTTTCTTAAGGATGCGAATACAATTAAAGGGTAACTAACTGTTACGATTTATTTAACCAATTATAACCAAAGTTAATTAAATATATCAGTAAGCCCTGCTAGTCAAGTGATTGGCTAGTAGTGAGGGGTAACTGCTTAAGCTGATTGAACTACAACGTGGCTAGAAATGGTGAGCGTGAATGTTGAGAAAGCAGAAAAAATCAATCAGGTGATTAAGGAGTTGACTTCTGATGATATTGGCGAAGAAAGTCAGACTGATTCCAACGCCTGAACAAGAAAAAGTGCTTAGGAACCATGCTGGTGCTGCAAGATTCGCTTATAACTATTGTAAAAGAATGAGTGATAGATACTATAAGCTATTTGGAAAATCTGTTTCACAGTTAGCTTTACAGAAACGATTTACAAAGATCAAGAAGTGAAAGAGATATGAGTGGTTAAATGACATCAATGCACAAGTTCCCAAGCAGGCTTCAAAAGATTTTGACAAGGCGAGGAAACATTCGTTCGAAAAGTACAAAAATGGTTATCACACTTCTTATAAATCCAAAAAAGATTTAATCCAAGGATTTTATGCCAATTATGAAAGAATGATTATAGGAAAGAAAGTAGTTGATATTCAGTCCATTGGAGAAGTGAAAACAAGCCAACAACTACCAAGAAACAAAAAACTATCAAATCCAAGAGTTACCTTTGATGGTCGTCACTGGTGGATTAGTGTAGGGTTCGAAGAATCCTTTGAAGCACAAGAATTAACCGATGAGTCGATTGGTGTGGATGTTGGTTTAAAAGAGCTGTTTGTGGCTTCTAATGGTACGAAAGAACGAAATATAAACAAAGATGCCAAGGTTAAAAAACTTTTGAAAAGGAAAAAGTCAGCGCAAAGAGATATGTCTAGGAGATTTAAAAAAGGTGTAAAAATTCAATCTGCCGGATATGAAAAAGCTAAAACTGAGCACCTTCGGTTATCTAGGAAAATTACGAATATCCGAAATAACCATATCCATCAAGCAACAGCTAAATTGGTGAAAACCAAACCAATGAGGATTGTTGTGGAAGACTTACCTATCTCAAACCTGTTAAAAAACAAAAAACTATCGAAAGCATTTTCATTTCAAAAATTAAACTTCTTCTTTCAATGTTTATCATACAAGTGCGAGAAGTATGGCATTGAGTATGTAAAAGCTGATAAATGGTTCGCCTCAAGCAAGATTTGCTCATGTTGCGGAGTTAAATACGACCATTCAGTTCAACCAGAAGGACAGTGGAGTTTAAAAATACGTGAGTGGCGTTGTGTTCAATGCAATAGCCATCACGATAGGGATTTAAATGCTGCGATAAATTTATCAAGATGGGTAAAATAAATGCTTGATAATATGAGGTAACGATACTGCCTCGTGTGGAGTGTTATACCCCTCGTCCCTTCGGGGGTGCGAGAACACTTTGAAGCACTAACTTGTGTGAATTTGATTGAATTGTATAGATTTAGTTAAGTTTATCGTATCGGTATGAGTTTTAGGATGGAGAGTGGAAATATTGCGTTTTGTAACGGCTAAGAAAGAAGAAAAAGTATTTGTAGGTATTGTGGATGAAGAGGAAGATAGAGTCTTACATTTAAGAGAAGCGCAAAGACAAAAAGGGGAAAAGGTTACGATCCCGATTACTATGTTAGAGTGTATTGAAAGAGGAAGTGAATGCCTTGAGAAGGTGTGCGATATTGTAAATTGGGCGAAGGAAAATGCGGAAACGGCGTATTATCCGTTAGCAGAAGTGAAAATATTAGCACCGATTCCAAGGCCGAGAAAAAATATTCTTTGTGTTGGAAAGAACTATCGTGAGCATGCGGTGGAAATGGGCGGAGTAGAGTCTATCCCTGAAAATATAATGATCTTTACAAAAGCGCCAACAACAGTGATCGGAATTGATGAGCAAATTAATGGTCACCCTCATGCAACGAATGAACTGGACTATGAAGGCGAACTAGCAATCGTTATCGGTAAGCGAGGGAAACAAATAAAAATAGAAAAAGCTCTTGACCATGTTTTTGGATATACAGTTATAAATGATGTAACGGCTCGGGATATTCAAAGAAAACATAAACAATTTTTCCTAGGGAAAAGTTTCGATACATTTTGTCCGATGGGACCGTATTTAATTCATAAATCAATGGTTGAAACGCCGAACGCATTACACATCGAAACAGTAGTAAATGGAGAAGTAAGGCAAACTTCAAACACAAATCAAATGATTTTTTCAATAGAAGAAATTATTTCAACGATAAGTAAAGGGATGACATTAGAACCAGGCGATATTATCGCAACAGGAACGCCAGCTGGTGTCGGAAAGGGCTTTACACCACCTAAGTTTTTACACGCTGGTGATGAAGTTGTTGTTACAGTAGAGGGAATTGGTACGCTAAGAAATATAGTGAAATGAAAAAAAGAGCTATCTTGTGAAAAGATAGCTCTTTTCTATGGGCGTGGATTAACGGAGTAATCGATAATGGCGAAAATATACAATCCGATTAATGCTAAAGTGAAAATTCCAATTAGCATAACTGCAAGTGCGCTTCTCTCACGGCCAAAACCGATAATTGTAAGGAGAACAGCAGTCCAAAATGATGTTTTAAGTAGTGTGAATGTATTAGGAGTTGAATAATGACTGAGTAACGTTGTAGATAATATGAAGCCGATGAATGTCATAGAAATAAAAATTGTAGCTAAATAGTTAATTTGTTTACCATATTTCAATAGCATACAGTTACCTCTTTTTCAGAAAACAGAATATTCAATTTTATTTTATGGTAAACTACTAAAAAAAGAAAGAGGTTGTCCTATATTTAGGACAACCTCACTATGATTAAGATAGTACAGCTTTAATTTTTTGGAATGCCCACTCTAAATCTTCTTCAGAGATTACTAGAGGTGGTGCAATACGAATTACGTTTTCGTGTGTTTCTTTACATAATAGACCAGCTGCTTTTAGTTGTTCACAGTAAGGACGAGCTGGCTCGTTTAATTCGATACCGATGAATAAACCTTTACCGCGAATGTCAGTAATCATTGGGTTATCAATTTCTTTTAATTGCCCAACTAGTTTTTCTCCTAATTGAAGAGAACGCTCTGTTAATTTTTCTTCTTCTAATACTTCAAGAGCTGCGATAGAAACAGCACATGCAAGTGGGTTACCACCGAATGTAGAACCGTGAGAACCTGGCTCGAATACGCCTAAAATATCGCTGTTTGCTGCAACACAAGAGATTGGGAATACGCCGCCGCCAAGTGCTTTACCAAGTATGTACATGTCAGGAGTAACATTGTCCCAGTCGCAAGCAAATACTTTACCAGTACGGCCTAAGCCTGTTTGGATTTCATCTGCAACGAATAAAACGTTTTCTTTTTTACATACTTCAAAAGCTTCTTGTAAGAAACCAGCTGGTGGAATGTTAATTCCTGCTTCACCTTGGATTGGCTCTAAAATGAATGCAGCTGTATTTGGTGTAATCGCAGCTTTTAACGCTTCTAAATCACCGTAAGGAATTACAATAATGCCAGGAAGCATTGGACCGAAGCCACGCTTGTACTCTTCGTTTGATGACATAGAAACAGCACCCATTGTACGTCCGTGGAAGTTATCTTCACAAACGATGATTTCTGCACGATTTGCCTCTACCTTTTTCACATCGTAAGCCCAGCGACGAGCTGTTTTAATTGCAGTTTCAACAGCCTCTGCGCCTGTATTCATAGGAAGTACCATATTTTTATTTGTTAGTTTCGCAACTTTTTCGTACCAAGGACCTAATTGATCGCTATGGAAAGCACGAGAAGTTAACGTAACACGATTAGCTTGGTCAATTAAAGCGTTAATAATTTTCGGGTGACGATGACCTTGGTTTACTGCAGAATATGCACTTAGTAAGTCCATATAGCGGTTTCCTTCAGGATCTTCTACCCAAACGCCTTCTGCTTTAGAAATAACGATTGGAAGTGGATGATAGTTATTTGCCCCGTATGTGTCTGTAAGTTCAATAATATCCTTAGTTTGAATCATGATTGTTCCCCCTTTTGTTATTACAAGAAGTTTGTAAATACTCTAAATATTATAGCATTTAAATGTAAAAAAGCGAAACATTTCCTGAAAATAAATGAACATGTTATCATATAGAGTGAAAAAGTGTGAAAAGAGGAGGCAGGGATACGATGGTACATATGCATATTACAGCATGGGCGTTAGGATTAATTTTATTCTTCGTTGCGTATTCACTTTATTCAGCAGGAAGAAAAGGTAAAGGTGTACATATGGGGCTTCGCCTAATGTATATTATTATTATTGTGACAGGTTTCATGTTGTACATGAGTATTGTGAAGACAGCAACAGGTAGCATGCACATGTGGTACGGCATGAAAATGCTAGCTGGTATTTTA
Encoded here:
- the gerPD gene encoding spore germination protein GerPD, with the protein product MNLNVVNRELKVGQIKMNGVSSSSLFLIGDANFLILSSILDTPFESVTEGPFVPLVTDVPPTPG
- a CDS encoding spore germination protein GerPC, with the translated sequence MNQDIYTYLHQLQQALQIQQQTILNLEEQVRLLQEELNELKSRPSSSIGKVEYKFDQLKVENLNGTLNIGLNPFSTKGQQIEDFQVDTETLKVNPETETNPDFYQGILQEMHRYLDEEAYSRILHFEQEERTPLDEMYRQMMVDDIKKQMEHRLPYYLSQVQSYEGISSDPDYLRDVIIQAMKQDIDKAFLSFIQHIPGNFRKE
- a CDS encoding aspartyl-phosphate phosphatase Spo0E family protein, with the translated sequence MFEQAIEKKREKMIYFAERYGMTSQKTVDCSQELDRLLNVVWPIHTDCTHTQMFETHAQ
- a CDS encoding YisL family protein encodes the protein MVHMHITAWALGLILFFVAYSLYSAGRKGKGVHMGLRLMYIIIIVTGFMLYMSIVKTATGSMHMWYGMKMLAGILVIAGMEMVLVKMSKNKPTGAVWGLFIVALVAVLYLGLKLPLGWYVFK
- a CDS encoding fumarylacetoacetate hydrolase family protein codes for the protein MRFVTAKKEEKVFVGIVDEEEDRVLHLREAQRQKGEKVTIPITMLECIERGSECLEKVCDIVNWAKENAETAYYPLAEVKILAPIPRPRKNILCVGKNYREHAVEMGGVESIPENIMIFTKAPTTVIGIDEQINGHPHATNELDYEGELAIVIGKRGKQIKIEKALDHVFGYTVINDVTARDIQRKHKQFFLGKSFDTFCPMGPYLIHKSMVETPNALHIETVVNGEVRQTSNTNQMIFSIEEIISTISKGMTLEPGDIIATGTPAGVGKGFTPPKFLHAGDEVVVTVEGIGTLRNIVK
- the gerPA gene encoding spore germination protein GerPA, producing the protein MPAMVGHIRIVNIGSSGIFHIGDVFAIRPISYSRAFAGAGSFNVGDNISVYNYQSSTTVNDSDVIDQAIIGSN
- a CDS encoding spore germination protein GerPE, with protein sequence MLRHTSIVQNVSIISMGVSAVFQAGDANQIELKNRALIVHREIPCYIKGEGRFDAFEIFTDEHITIPKRTTDVKMNIVNECPFIEVNDVHLRTLLNSACFQIGNVDYVFNNSRTLQIRQFITDEPSSK
- the rocD gene encoding ornithine aminotransferase gives rise to the protein MIQTKDIIELTDTYGANNYHPLPIVISKAEGVWVEDPEGNRYMDLLSAYSAVNQGHRHPKIINALIDQANRVTLTSRAFHSDQLGPWYEKVAKLTNKNMVLPMNTGAEAVETAIKTARRWAYDVKKVEANRAEIIVCEDNFHGRTMGAVSMSSNEEYKRGFGPMLPGIIVIPYGDLEALKAAITPNTAAFILEPIQGEAGINIPPAGFLQEAFEVCKKENVLFVADEIQTGLGRTGKVFACDWDNVTPDMYILGKALGGGVFPISCVAANSDILGVFEPGSHGSTFGGNPLACAVSIAALEVLEEEKLTERSLQLGEKLVGQLKEIDNPMITDIRGKGLFIGIELNEPARPYCEQLKAAGLLCKETHENVIRIAPPLVISEEDLEWAFQKIKAVLS
- the gerPB gene encoding spore germination protein GerPB, with protein sequence MNFYVNQSIIINSIKIDSITTSSVFQIGTAGSIKALSKFSNSGGFTEPLRPLSAKGQIISIKPSTSSS